Genomic DNA from Novipirellula galeiformis:
CGTTGGATCGATCGAGGTGGCGATCGTCTCGCGAATCTCTTCGCTGCTAGGCCAAATGTCTTTCAAGAACACATCGTTACCGTCGTTGTCCTTGCCAATCGGCTCGGTGACGAGATCGATATCGGTCGTTCCGGCGAGGGCGTAGGCAACGACCAACGGAGGGCTGGCCAAGTAGTTGGCCTTGGTCAACGGGTTGACGCGACCTTCGAAGTTGCGGTTGCCGCTCAAGACGGCCGAGGCGATCAGGTCGCCGGATTTGATCGCATTGGCGACTGGTTCTGGGAGCGGACCGCTGTTGCCGATACAGGTCGTGCAGCCGTAGCCCACGGTGTGGAACCCGAGTGTTTTCAGGCTCTCGGTCAGATTCGCTTTGTTCAAGTATTCCGTCACCACGCGTGATCCCGGTGCCAGGCTCGTCTTCACGTGGGCGGGGACTTTCAAACCACGCTCGGCCGCTTTCTTGGCCAACAATCCAGCCCCGATCATCACCGAGGGGTTGCTGGTGTTGGTGCACGAGGTGATCGCTGCGATCACGACCGCACCGTGGCCGATCTCCGTGGAGGCGCCATTGTTTTGCACGGTTCCGGTTCGATCGAGTGCATCCGAGTTCAAGCCAAATCCGGTCTTGCCAACCGGGGCCGTCAACGATTGATTGAAGGCCTTTTTCATGTCCTTCAGCGTGATGCGATCTTGCGGTCGTTTCGGACCTGCCAAACTCGGCTCAACGGTGCCGAGATCAAGCGACAATTTTTTAGTGTAGGTAAGCTCGGGGCCGTCATCGGTACGGAACAAACCCTGTTCTTTGCAGTAGCTTTCGACCAAGTCGATTTGTTGCTCGGTGCGACCGGTTTGACGCATGTAATCGAGCGTCACTTGGTCGACGGGGAAGAAGCCCATCGTCGCGCCATATTCCGGAGCCATGTTCGCGATCGTCGCGCGGTCCGCAACGCTCATCTTGTTCATCCCGGTTCCAAAGAACTCGACGAATTTTCCGACGACCCCTTCTTCTCGCAAAATTTCGACGACGCGCAGAACCATGTCGGTCGCGGTCGCGCCTTGCGGTAGGGCTCCGGTGAGCTCGAATCCGATCACTTCGGGCATCAACATGTAGAGGGGTTGGCCGAGCATGTTGGCTTCCGCTTCGATGCCGCCGACGCCCCAACCCAACACGCCGAGACCATTGATCATCGTGGTGTGGCTATCGGTGCCGACGAGCGTGTCGGGCATCGCGACGGGCCCCGCCTCGGTTTCTTTAATCGCGACCACGCTGGCCAAGTATTCGAGGTTGACTTGGTGGACGATCCCCACGTTGGGAGGGACGACGCGGAAATTATCAAATGCTTTTTGACCCCAACGTAAAAATTCGTAGCGTTCAAGGTTCCGCTCGAACTCACGCTCCACGTTCTGGGCAAGGGCCCCGTCGGTTCCGAAAAAGTCGACTTGCACCGAGTGGTCAATCACGAGATCGACGGGGATCAACGGGTTGATCTTGTTGGGATCCCCCCCGATTCGCTCCATCGCCGAACGCATCGCGGCTAGGTCGACGATCGCGGGAACTCCCGTAAAGTCTTGCAGGACAACGCGATACGGCTTGAAGGGCACTTCTTGTTTGGCTGGCGCCGAAGCCTTC
This window encodes:
- the acnA gene encoding aconitate hydratase AcnA: MNFDPFGARDQFDTGHGTATIYRLSKLEEAGLGEISRLPFSIRVLLEAVLRNCDDFLVTQQDVKNLAAWKASAPAKQEVPFKPYRVVLQDFTGVPAIVDLAAMRSAMERIGGDPNKINPLIPVDLVIDHSVQVDFFGTDGALAQNVEREFERNLERYEFLRWGQKAFDNFRVVPPNVGIVHQVNLEYLASVVAIKETEAGPVAMPDTLVGTDSHTTMINGLGVLGWGVGGIEAEANMLGQPLYMLMPEVIGFELTGALPQGATATDMVLRVVEILREEGVVGKFVEFFGTGMNKMSVADRATIANMAPEYGATMGFFPVDQVTLDYMRQTGRTEQQIDLVESYCKEQGLFRTDDGPELTYTKKLSLDLGTVEPSLAGPKRPQDRITLKDMKKAFNQSLTAPVGKTGFGLNSDALDRTGTVQNNGASTEIGHGAVVIAAITSCTNTSNPSVMIGAGLLAKKAAERGLKVPAHVKTSLAPGSRVVTEYLNKANLTESLKTLGFHTVGYGCTTCIGNSGPLPEPVANAIKSGDLIASAVLSGNRNFEGRVNPLTKANYLASPPLVVAYALAGTTDIDLVTEPIGKDNDGNDVFLKDIWPSSEEIRETIATSIDPTMFTEQYESSVSGNDLWNAIEVSGGALYPWNEMSTYIHHPPFLDSVTGEAVPEIAPIKGARVLALLGDSVTTDHISPAGAIASDGPAGKYLKESGVDVRDFNSFGSRRGNDRVMVRGTFANIRIRNQMAPGTEGGVTRYLPDGDVMSIYDASMKYQAAGVPLVVLAGAEYGTGSSRDWAAKGTMLLGVKAVIAASYERIHRSNLVGMGVLPLEFADGATWQSLGLTGEETFAIPDLSDSVEPRSTITVHATDVNNNTKTFPCVVRIDTPVELQYYRNSGILPTVLRNLSK